From the genome of Paraburkholderia flava, one region includes:
- a CDS encoding LysR family transcriptional regulator: MRLRHIEVFHAIMRTGSLSKAADLLCVSQPAVSKVLAHAERSLGLSLFNRAHGRLQPTREAELLFSETQKLQSNLDGIRRLARNLALQPEGHLRIGCLPSLGLSVIPQAVQTFRDAYPRVSLKIQTRHTEELLNALLTRDLDLGVALNPPARPGIAFAEVGRAALVCVGPPDDASNDDGEPVSLQTLVEHDWISIGNVDPLGEVIDNALEAAGLDSPLASVEAQTWYVARALAARGIGRTLLDELTARSGAEPVTIRAVTPPLSVGVFAVWRDGGLDSQAARAFVDVLRAPFESASTASLTSA, translated from the coding sequence ATGCGTCTGCGTCACATCGAAGTCTTCCACGCGATCATGCGCACAGGCTCGCTGTCGAAAGCGGCCGATCTGCTGTGCGTGTCGCAACCCGCAGTGAGCAAAGTGCTCGCGCATGCCGAGCGCAGTCTCGGGCTATCGCTTTTCAATCGAGCACACGGCCGCCTGCAACCGACGCGCGAAGCCGAGCTACTGTTCTCCGAAACGCAGAAACTGCAGTCGAACCTCGACGGCATCCGTCGCCTCGCGCGCAATCTCGCGCTGCAACCGGAAGGCCATCTGCGCATCGGCTGTCTGCCGAGTCTTGGGCTGAGCGTGATTCCGCAGGCCGTGCAGACGTTTCGCGACGCCTACCCGCGCGTGTCGCTGAAAATCCAGACCCGCCATACCGAAGAACTGCTGAACGCATTGCTCACACGCGATCTCGATCTCGGCGTCGCGCTGAATCCACCTGCGCGGCCGGGCATCGCGTTCGCCGAAGTGGGGCGTGCGGCGCTCGTCTGCGTAGGACCGCCCGACGATGCATCGAATGATGACGGCGAACCCGTGTCGCTGCAAACGCTCGTCGAGCACGACTGGATCAGCATCGGCAACGTCGATCCGCTCGGCGAGGTGATCGACAACGCGCTCGAAGCGGCCGGGCTCGACAGTCCGCTGGCTTCTGTCGAAGCGCAGACGTGGTACGTCGCGCGTGCGTTGGCCGCGCGCGGCATCGGCCGCACGTTGCTGGACGAGTTGACTGCGCGCAGCGGCGCCGAACCGGTGACGATCCGCGCGGTCACACCGCCCTTGTCGGTCGGCGTGTTCGCGGTATGGCGCGACGGCGGCCTCGATTCGCAGGCGGCCCGCGCGTTCGTCGACGTGCTGCGCGCACCGTTCGAATCCGCTTCCACCGCATCGCTAACATCAGCGTAA
- a CDS encoding DUF2252 domain-containing protein, which produces MRASTIAERQAAGRAAREHSKRSSHRALGDLQRDPLDLLRLASEGRVERLVPLRYGRMAASPFAFFRGSAILQAHDLGQVPHTGLVTPICGDAHLLNFAGFATPERQIVFDLNDFDEAAPGPFEWDLKRLAASLVLAARHMRLSRGAAEELVMTAADEYRERIAQYAERGALELWYDRITFDRMIESALPPEHRRAIRRGMEKAATRTHESMLESAAVREGDAWRIRAQPPALFHIDEAGALFNAGGSELAADGEQLYADYRKTLTAERSELLGQFALQDSVFKIADDGSVGARCLVLLATDHHDRPLFLQAKEAHRSAVAQSFAAAAPRHEGERVVHAQRLLQAASDLFLGWATDPSGRPFYVRQLNDVKLSAALEQFDSSVLQGYARLCGWALARAHARASGKAIELAAYIGSSDPFLEALTAYACAYADQVERDYERFVSACRRGELDARTDDEVLAGLRR; this is translated from the coding sequence ATGAGGGCCAGCACCATCGCAGAGCGGCAGGCAGCCGGACGCGCCGCGCGCGAACACTCGAAACGCTCGAGCCATCGCGCGCTCGGCGATCTGCAACGCGACCCGCTCGATCTGCTGCGGCTCGCGAGCGAGGGCCGCGTCGAGCGGCTCGTGCCGCTGCGCTACGGCCGCATGGCCGCTTCGCCGTTTGCATTCTTTCGCGGCAGCGCGATCCTGCAGGCTCACGATCTCGGCCAGGTTCCTCATACGGGTCTCGTCACGCCGATCTGCGGCGATGCGCATCTACTGAACTTCGCCGGCTTCGCCACCCCTGAACGACAGATCGTCTTCGATCTGAACGACTTCGACGAAGCCGCGCCCGGCCCATTCGAGTGGGATCTGAAGCGGCTCGCCGCGAGTCTGGTGCTTGCTGCGCGTCACATGCGGTTGAGTCGCGGCGCTGCGGAAGAGCTCGTGATGACCGCCGCCGACGAATATCGCGAACGCATCGCGCAGTATGCGGAGCGCGGCGCACTCGAACTCTGGTACGACCGCATCACGTTCGATCGGATGATCGAATCGGCGTTGCCGCCCGAGCATCGTCGAGCGATCCGGCGCGGCATGGAGAAAGCGGCGACGCGCACGCACGAGAGCATGCTCGAAAGCGCGGCCGTACGCGAAGGCGACGCATGGCGTATTCGCGCGCAGCCGCCGGCGCTCTTTCATATCGACGAGGCAGGTGCGCTGTTCAATGCAGGCGGAAGCGAGCTTGCCGCCGACGGCGAGCAGTTGTACGCCGATTACCGGAAGACACTGACCGCCGAGCGCAGCGAACTGCTCGGCCAGTTCGCGTTGCAGGACAGCGTGTTCAAGATCGCCGACGACGGTAGCGTGGGTGCGCGCTGCCTCGTGCTGCTCGCCACCGATCATCACGACCGTCCGCTGTTCCTGCAGGCGAAGGAGGCGCATCGCTCGGCGGTCGCGCAGTCGTTCGCGGCGGCGGCGCCGCGTCACGAAGGCGAGCGCGTCGTGCACGCGCAGCGGCTGCTGCAGGCAGCAAGCGACCTCTTTCTCGGCTGGGCGACCGATCCTTCGGGGCGGCCGTTCTATGTGCGTCAACTGAACGACGTGAAACTGTCGGCTGCGCTCGAGCAGTTCGACAGCAGCGTGCTGCAAGGCTACGCGCGACTGTGCGGATGGGCGCTTGCCCGAGCGCATGCACGTGCGAGCGGCAAGGCCATCGAGCTGGCCGCGTATATCGGCAGTAGCGATCCGTTTCTCGAAGCGCTGACCGCGTATGCGTGCGCGTACGCGGACCAGGTCGAGCGCGATTACGAGCGGTTCGTCAGCGCGTGCCGGCGCGGCGAACTCGACGCGCGTACCGATGATGAAGTCCTGGCCGGCTTGCGTCGGTAG
- a CDS encoding 2-dehydropantoate 2-reductase, with translation MKICIFGAGAIGGMMGVQLARAGADVSFVARGPHLAAMRERGARLLIDGEEVSAKVRCTSDPAELGVQDYVIITLKAHSLPGVVDSMQPLLGKHTAIVTGVNGIPYWYFYQHGGKFAGTRLASIDPDGSQWAKLGPERAIGCVLYPAAEIVEPGLIKHVYGKKFPIGEPDGERTPRIQALHEAMQSAGFDAPIRDNIRDEIWLKLWGNLCFNPISALTHATLDVLTSDPGTRGVSRTMMLEAKRIADQFGVHFRVDVEKRIDGAGAVGAHKTSTLVDLENRRPMEIDPLLTVVQEMGRLVGEPTPTIDVVLALVKLRERIALQGG, from the coding sequence ATGAAGATCTGTATCTTCGGGGCAGGAGCGATTGGCGGAATGATGGGCGTGCAGCTCGCACGCGCGGGAGCGGACGTGAGTTTCGTCGCGCGCGGCCCGCATCTCGCCGCGATGCGCGAGCGTGGCGCGCGTCTGCTGATCGACGGCGAGGAAGTGTCGGCGAAAGTGCGCTGCACGTCCGATCCCGCCGAGCTGGGTGTTCAGGACTACGTGATCATCACGCTGAAGGCGCACTCGCTGCCGGGCGTCGTCGACTCGATGCAGCCGCTGCTCGGCAAGCACACCGCGATCGTCACCGGCGTGAACGGCATTCCTTATTGGTACTTCTACCAGCACGGCGGAAAGTTCGCCGGTACGCGTCTCGCGAGTATCGATCCCGACGGTTCGCAGTGGGCAAAGCTCGGACCGGAACGCGCGATCGGCTGCGTGCTGTACCCGGCCGCGGAAATCGTCGAGCCTGGTCTGATCAAGCACGTGTACGGCAAGAAATTCCCGATCGGCGAACCGGACGGCGAACGCACGCCGCGCATCCAGGCGCTGCATGAAGCGATGCAGTCCGCGGGTTTCGATGCGCCGATCCGCGACAACATCCGCGACGAAATCTGGCTGAAGCTGTGGGGCAACCTGTGCTTCAACCCGATCAGCGCGCTCACGCACGCGACGCTCGATGTGCTGACGAGCGACCCCGGCACACGCGGCGTATCGCGCACGATGATGCTCGAAGCGAAGCGGATCGCCGATCAGTTCGGCGTGCATTTCCGCGTCGACGTCGAGAAGCGGATCGACGGTGCGGGGGCGGTCGGCGCGCACAAGACATCGACGCTGGTCGATCTGGAAAACCGCCGGCCGATGGAAATCGATCCGTTGCTGACGGTGGTGCAGGAGATGGGACGTCTTGTCGGCGAGCCGACGCCGACCATCGATGTCGTGCTTGCGCTCGTCAAGCTGCGCGAACGTATTGCGTTGCAGGGCGGTTGA
- a CDS encoding GlsB/YeaQ/YmgE family stress response membrane protein, with amino-acid sequence MLSFIGTLIVGLVVGLIARAIKPGDDSMGIVMTIVLGIAGSLIAGYIGRAAGWYQPGHAAGWIASVIGAIVLLFVYGFVRKRMS; translated from the coding sequence ATGCTTTCGTTTATCGGAACGTTGATCGTCGGGCTGGTCGTGGGTCTGATCGCGCGGGCCATCAAGCCCGGCGACGACAGCATGGGGATCGTGATGACGATCGTGCTCGGCATTGCGGGTTCGCTGATCGCGGGGTACATCGGACGTGCGGCGGGGTGGTATCAGCCGGGGCACGCGGCGGGCTGGATCGCGTCGGTGATCGGTGCGATCGTGTTGCTCTTTGTGTATGGGTTTGTGCGTAAACGCATGTCGTGA
- a CDS encoding D-amino acid dehydrogenase encodes MQVCVLGAGVVGLTTAYYLARDGHDVTVLEGRAGAALEASFANGGQLSYSYVAPLADPAVLPHLPAWLLQRDSALRFVPRLDVQQWRWCVSFLLACRTHRARRTAVELLALGALSRDALHALVRDEALDFDYVRNGKLVVYRDPVEFERARRRMEQLVAAGVEQHALDAAACVALEPALADAQPLLAGGIHTPSEEAGDCHRFGVALADVLQRRYRVTIRYAMPVSELVAPNGSVIAARTPRGDVRADAFVVALGNGSVPLLNTLGVRLPIYPLTGYSLTLDAPPPRAPRVSVTDLHRKVVYAPLGARLRVAGMVEIAGMDLGQRIARLALLARHAQEMFPGAGDYMAARTWCGHRPATPDSKPLLGATPYRNLWLNTGHGALGFTLACGSARAVAEAIAGRTPPVDLAAYSLRR; translated from the coding sequence ATGCAGGTGTGCGTTCTCGGGGCAGGGGTAGTGGGATTGACGACGGCCTATTACCTGGCCCGCGATGGTCACGATGTGACCGTGCTCGAAGGCCGTGCGGGCGCGGCGCTCGAAGCCAGCTTCGCGAACGGCGGTCAGTTGAGCTACAGCTATGTCGCGCCGCTCGCCGATCCTGCCGTGTTGCCGCACCTACCCGCATGGCTGCTGCAACGCGATTCGGCGTTGCGCTTCGTGCCTCGGCTCGATGTGCAGCAGTGGCGCTGGTGCGTGTCGTTTCTGCTCGCATGTCGCACACATCGCGCGCGTCGAACCGCCGTCGAACTGCTCGCGCTCGGCGCATTGAGCCGCGACGCGCTACATGCGCTCGTGCGCGACGAAGCGCTCGATTTCGACTACGTGCGCAACGGCAAGCTCGTCGTGTACCGCGATCCGGTTGAGTTCGAACGTGCGCGTCGGAGGATGGAACAGCTGGTTGCCGCAGGCGTCGAGCAACACGCGCTCGACGCGGCTGCATGCGTCGCGCTGGAACCCGCGCTCGCGGATGCGCAGCCGTTGCTCGCGGGCGGTATCCATACACCGTCGGAAGAAGCAGGCGACTGTCATCGCTTCGGCGTGGCGCTCGCGGACGTGCTGCAGCGGCGCTATCGCGTGACGATCCGCTATGCGATGCCGGTCAGCGAACTCGTCGCGCCGAACGGCAGCGTGATCGCCGCGCGTACGCCACGCGGCGACGTGCGCGCGGATGCGTTCGTCGTCGCGCTCGGCAACGGCAGCGTGCCGCTGCTCAATACGTTAGGCGTACGTCTGCCGATCTATCCGCTGACCGGCTACAGTCTGACGCTCGATGCACCGCCGCCGCGTGCGCCGCGCGTCAGCGTGACCGATCTGCATCGCAAGGTGGTGTACGCGCCGCTCGGTGCGCGGCTGCGTGTCGCGGGGATGGTCGAGATCGCGGGCATGGACCTCGGGCAACGCATTGCGCGGCTCGCGCTGCTTGCACGCCACGCGCAGGAAATGTTTCCCGGCGCAGGCGATTACATGGCGGCGCGCACGTGGTGCGGCCATCGCCCGGCGACACCGGACAGCAAACCGCTGCTCGGCGCGACGCCGTACCGCAATCTGTGGCTGAACACCGGGCACGGCGCACTGGGTTTCACGCTTGCGTGCGGCAGTGCGCGAGCGGTTGCAGAGGCCATCGCGGGCCGCACGCCGCCGGTCGACCTCGCTGCGTACTCGTTGCGGCGATAG
- a CDS encoding LysE family translocator has product MSLTAWLFFLPACFAINMAPGPNNLLSINVAARHGFMTAFVSGAGRLVSFALMLVLAATGLAVVLHASEMFFLAIKLTGAAYLVWLAIQLWRTDAGPMDAPTQDDASLWRIARQECLVAAGNPKAILVFTAFLPQFVDIAKPMLPQFAVLGASFLVLECFAIALYACAGMYLGKWLTRTKVRRWFNRCCGTFLGAIGISFLLVRRG; this is encoded by the coding sequence ATGTCTCTTACCGCCTGGCTGTTTTTCCTGCCCGCCTGCTTCGCGATCAACATGGCGCCGGGCCCGAACAACCTGCTGTCGATCAACGTCGCCGCACGTCACGGTTTCATGACTGCATTCGTCTCGGGCGCGGGACGGCTCGTGTCGTTCGCGCTGATGCTCGTGCTCGCGGCGACCGGGCTCGCGGTCGTGCTGCACGCGTCTGAGATGTTCTTCCTCGCGATCAAGCTGACCGGCGCCGCCTACCTGGTGTGGCTCGCGATCCAGCTGTGGCGTACCGATGCTGGTCCGATGGATGCGCCGACTCAGGACGACGCATCGCTGTGGCGGATCGCACGGCAGGAGTGTCTGGTCGCGGCCGGCAATCCGAAAGCGATCCTCGTGTTCACCGCGTTCCTGCCGCAATTCGTCGATATCGCGAAGCCGATGCTGCCGCAGTTCGCCGTACTCGGCGCAAGCTTCCTCGTCCTCGAATGCTTCGCGATCGCGCTCTATGCGTGCGCGGGCATGTACCTCGGCAAGTGGCTCACGCGCACGAAGGTGCGGCGCTGGTTCAACCGCTGCTGCGGGACGTTTCTCGGTGCGATCGGCATCAGTTTTCTGCTGGTCCGGCGCGGATAG
- the oxlT gene encoding oxalate/formate MFS antiporter → MNANIPQATATPFWSNRWSQLVIGMLCMALVANLQYAWTLFVAPMNARHHWGQASIQLAFSLFILTETWLVPVEGWLVDKFGPRPVVAVGALCAGIAWVMNSYATTLPELYIAAIIAGIGAGGVYGTCVGNALKLFPDRRGLAAGLTAAGFGAGAAITVIPIANMITRSGYEHAFFVFGILQGVSIFILALLLKKPEARKIAVVKKRFAVTKMDYTPGQMIKTPVFWVIYVSFVAVAAGGLMATAQIGPIAKDWGLARIPMTLFGMTLPLLTATLSIDNICNGFTRPLCGFVSDKIGRENTMFAIFIGEGLSLLGLMEFGTNPYAFMTFAALIFLFWGEIFSIFPATCADTFGSKYAAANAGTLYTAKGTASLLVPIASVLSATGGWNAVFIASAVVTIAAGIAAKFILAPMRTRFIEASDEPVLNTANPSRLSHWPEQTGE, encoded by the coding sequence ATGAACGCGAATATCCCGCAGGCCACGGCGACGCCTTTCTGGTCGAACAGGTGGTCTCAACTTGTCATCGGCATGCTATGCATGGCGCTCGTCGCGAATCTTCAATACGCGTGGACGCTTTTCGTCGCACCGATGAATGCGCGACATCACTGGGGGCAGGCTTCGATCCAGCTCGCGTTCTCGCTCTTCATTCTCACCGAGACCTGGCTCGTGCCGGTGGAAGGCTGGCTCGTCGACAAGTTCGGTCCGCGTCCGGTCGTTGCGGTCGGTGCGTTGTGCGCGGGCATTGCGTGGGTGATGAACTCGTACGCGACCACGCTGCCGGAACTCTATATCGCGGCCATCATCGCCGGTATCGGTGCGGGCGGCGTGTACGGCACGTGCGTCGGTAATGCGCTGAAACTGTTTCCGGACCGACGCGGTCTTGCGGCGGGGCTGACTGCTGCGGGTTTTGGCGCGGGTGCCGCGATAACGGTGATTCCGATCGCCAACATGATCACGCGCTCGGGCTACGAGCACGCGTTCTTCGTGTTCGGCATTCTGCAGGGCGTAAGCATCTTCATCCTGGCTCTGCTGCTGAAGAAGCCGGAAGCGCGCAAGATCGCTGTAGTGAAGAAGCGCTTCGCGGTCACGAAGATGGACTACACGCCGGGCCAGATGATCAAGACGCCGGTGTTCTGGGTGATCTATGTGTCGTTCGTTGCAGTGGCCGCGGGCGGTCTGATGGCGACCGCGCAGATCGGTCCGATCGCGAAGGACTGGGGCCTTGCCCGTATTCCGATGACCCTCTTCGGTATGACGCTGCCGCTGCTCACGGCGACGCTGTCGATCGACAACATCTGCAACGGCTTCACGCGTCCGCTGTGCGGTTTTGTTTCCGACAAGATCGGCCGCGAAAACACGATGTTCGCGATCTTCATCGGCGAGGGGCTCTCGTTGCTCGGGCTGATGGAGTTCGGTACGAACCCGTACGCGTTCATGACGTTCGCCGCGCTGATCTTCCTGTTCTGGGGCGAGATTTTCTCGATCTTCCCGGCCACTTGCGCGGACACGTTCGGCAGCAAGTACGCAGCAGCGAATGCGGGCACGCTGTACACCGCGAAGGGCACAGCCTCGCTGCTCGTGCCGATCGCGTCGGTGCTGTCGGCGACCGGCGGCTGGAACGCGGTCTTCATCGCGTCGGCGGTGGTCACGATCGCGGCGGGCATCGCCGCGAAGTTCATCCTCGCACCGATGCGCACGCGCTTCATCGAAGCCAGCGACGAGCCCGTGCTCAACACGGCCAATCCTTCGCGGTTGAGTCACTGGCCCGAACAGACCGGCGAATAG
- a CDS encoding aldehyde dehydrogenase family protein translates to MNMQADLQRHDLLIDGKRMPPGTGDYSVVIDPATEQTIALVAQGSAADVDTAVRAARAALKVWNGMRAAERGRILGRFAELLRTHQDEIAALESRDAGKPIAAVQRQDVPAAIDTLAYYAGWCDKINGQVVPVRPDALTYTVREPVGVVAAIVPWNFPLMIGMWKIAPALACGCTLIVKPAEITPLSALRIGELALEAGVPPGVLNIVTGKGRVVGDALVAHPGIDKVTFTGSPSVGRGILQGAASNFKRVTLELGGKSANVIFPDANLDRAVRAASSGIFFNTGQVCSAGSRILAHRDVYDEVVERLAARAQAIKVGDPSSRETTMGPLVSAAQMKTVLDYVDIGRDEGATLVTGGKRIGTTGYFVEPTVFSNVEHEMRISQEEIFGPVASVIPFDDEADALRIANGTLYSLAAGVWSADIGRVHRVARELRAGTVWINTYGYTDVRLPWGGTGDSGFGREHGDVAIENFTEPKAVWLALDS, encoded by the coding sequence ATGAACATGCAAGCCGACCTGCAACGCCACGATCTGCTGATCGACGGAAAACGGATGCCGCCCGGAACCGGCGACTATTCGGTCGTGATCGATCCCGCGACCGAGCAGACGATCGCACTCGTCGCGCAGGGCAGCGCGGCCGACGTCGATACTGCTGTGCGGGCCGCGCGCGCTGCGCTGAAAGTGTGGAACGGGATGCGTGCGGCCGAACGGGGGCGCATCCTCGGCCGCTTCGCCGAACTGCTGCGCACGCATCAGGATGAGATTGCCGCGCTCGAGAGTCGCGACGCAGGCAAGCCGATTGCCGCCGTGCAGCGCCAGGATGTGCCCGCCGCGATCGACACGCTCGCGTACTACGCGGGCTGGTGCGACAAGATCAACGGGCAGGTCGTGCCTGTGCGTCCCGATGCGCTGACGTACACCGTGCGCGAACCGGTCGGCGTGGTCGCGGCGATCGTGCCGTGGAATTTCCCGCTGATGATCGGCATGTGGAAGATCGCGCCTGCGCTCGCATGCGGTTGTACGTTGATCGTGAAGCCCGCCGAGATCACGCCGCTGTCCGCGCTTCGGATCGGCGAACTCGCGCTCGAAGCGGGCGTGCCGCCCGGCGTGCTGAACATCGTGACCGGCAAGGGGCGTGTGGTCGGCGATGCGCTGGTTGCGCATCCGGGCATCGACAAGGTGACGTTCACCGGTTCGCCTTCGGTCGGGCGCGGCATTTTGCAAGGGGCTGCGAGCAACTTCAAGCGTGTCACGCTCGAGCTGGGCGGCAAGTCGGCGAACGTGATCTTCCCCGATGCGAATCTCGATCGCGCGGTACGTGCCGCGTCGTCGGGCATTTTCTTCAACACGGGGCAGGTGTGTTCGGCGGGTTCGCGGATTCTCGCGCATCGCGACGTGTACGACGAGGTCGTCGAACGGCTCGCGGCGCGTGCGCAGGCGATCAAGGTCGGCGATCCGTCGTCACGCGAGACGACGATGGGCCCGCTTGTCTCCGCCGCGCAGATGAAGACCGTGCTCGATTACGTCGATATCGGCCGCGACGAGGGCGCAACGCTCGTGACAGGCGGCAAGCGCATCGGGACGACCGGTTACTTCGTCGAGCCGACGGTGTTCTCGAACGTCGAGCACGAGATGCGCATCTCGCAGGAGGAAATTTTCGGACCGGTCGCGAGCGTAATCCCCTTCGACGACGAAGCCGACGCGCTGCGAATCGCGAACGGCACGCTGTACAGTCTCGCCGCCGGTGTGTGGAGTGCGGACATCGGTCGCGTGCATCGCGTCGCGCGCGAGCTCCGTGCGGGCACCGTGTGGATCAATACTTACGGCTATACCGACGTGCGGCTGCCATGGGGCGGCACCGGCGATTCGGGCTTCGGACGCGAACACGGTGACGTCGCGATCGAAAACTTCACTGAACCGAAAGCGGTGTGGCTCGCGCTTGATTCGTAA
- a CDS encoding LysR family transcriptional regulator codes for MNVSLQQLRVFVAVARQRSFTRAAREFALTQSAVSRCVRELEEAIDLRLFDRTTRQVELTPAGANLERRIGRLLDEIDLTLREERMAHEGHTGMVAVAVSPTLSSNWLPGALARCATAFPELVVSARDWSHDAVIDSVEQGEVDFGVILSSVAPNPDTLHAQPLFTATLCALLSVSHPFARRASLEWSALNDLPLITLNPESGVRTAVDGALHTQRVHARAIQALGQAAAVLRMVELGLGVGVLPVDARETLASTLVAVPLLPETTLTAQLIRRRNRSLRPNADAVWAQFARGSAATTPAAFSKKTWPAAHGVRADHPLDDANATLHAR; via the coding sequence ATGAACGTATCGTTGCAGCAGTTGCGGGTTTTCGTCGCGGTCGCGCGTCAGCGGAGCTTTACCCGCGCGGCGCGCGAATTCGCTTTGACGCAATCGGCTGTGAGCCGCTGCGTGCGCGAACTCGAAGAAGCCATCGACCTGCGGCTGTTCGATCGAACGACCCGGCAGGTCGAACTCACGCCGGCCGGCGCGAATCTCGAACGGCGCATCGGCCGGCTGCTCGATGAAATCGACCTGACGTTGCGCGAAGAGCGGATGGCACATGAAGGCCATACCGGCATGGTCGCGGTTGCCGTGTCGCCAACGCTGTCGTCGAACTGGCTGCCCGGTGCGCTGGCCCGCTGCGCGACCGCGTTTCCCGAACTGGTCGTGTCGGCGCGCGACTGGTCGCACGATGCGGTGATCGACAGCGTCGAGCAGGGCGAGGTCGATTTCGGCGTGATCTTGTCGAGCGTCGCGCCGAACCCCGACACCTTGCACGCACAGCCACTCTTTACCGCGACGCTCTGCGCGTTGCTGTCCGTTTCGCATCCGTTTGCGCGGCGTGCGTCGCTCGAATGGAGCGCACTCAATGACCTGCCGCTCATCACACTGAACCCCGAATCGGGTGTGCGTACCGCCGTCGACGGCGCGTTGCACACGCAGCGCGTGCACGCGCGCGCGATCCAGGCGCTGGGCCAGGCAGCCGCCGTGCTGCGGATGGTCGAGCTGGGACTCGGCGTTGGCGTGCTGCCCGTCGATGCGCGCGAGACGCTTGCGTCGACGCTCGTCGCGGTCCCGCTGCTGCCTGAGACCACGTTGACCGCGCAGCTGATCCGCCGCCGCAACCGCTCGCTGCGTCCGAATGCCGACGCGGTATGGGCGCAGTTCGCGCGCGGCAGTGCCGCGACGACGCCCGCGGCCTTCTCGAAGAAGACGTGGCCTGCCGCTCATGGCGTGCGGGCCGATCATCCGCTGGACGATGCAAATGCGACCTTGCACGCACGCTGA
- a CDS encoding glutamate/aspartate ABC transporter substrate-binding protein: MKFAGALTTIATGCALTIAGLGNAQAQTQAQAQEQSATLKKIRDTGVISLGVRESSVPFSYYDENQNTIGYSQAIALKIVDEIRKELKRPDIKVKEIPITSQNRIPVVQNGTIDIECGSTTHTKERDNQVAFSNSFFQYGVRMIVKKSSGVKDFSDLAGKTVVTTAGTSEERLLRQMNVEKGMKMSVISAKDHAESFLNVKSGRAVAFVMDDPLLYGARAKEADPDDYLITGTPPMSEVYGCMFRKDDPGFKTLVDGVIVRLQKSGEAASMYQTWFMQPIPPKGINLNYPLSADMKSLFANPNDRALD, encoded by the coding sequence ATGAAATTCGCAGGAGCATTGACCACGATCGCAACAGGATGCGCACTCACTATCGCCGGCCTCGGCAATGCGCAGGCGCAGACACAAGCACAAGCGCAGGAACAAAGCGCGACGCTGAAGAAAATCCGCGACACCGGCGTGATCTCGCTCGGCGTGCGCGAATCGTCGGTGCCGTTCTCGTACTACGACGAGAACCAGAACACCATCGGCTATTCGCAGGCGATCGCGCTGAAGATCGTCGACGAGATCCGCAAGGAATTGAAGCGGCCCGACATCAAGGTGAAGGAAATACCGATCACGTCGCAGAACCGCATACCGGTCGTGCAGAACGGCACGATCGATATCGAATGCGGCTCGACCACGCACACGAAGGAACGCGATAACCAGGTTGCGTTTTCGAACAGCTTCTTCCAGTACGGCGTGCGGATGATCGTGAAGAAATCGTCGGGTGTGAAGGACTTTTCCGATCTCGCGGGCAAGACGGTCGTGACGACGGCGGGCACGTCGGAGGAGCGGTTGCTGCGGCAGATGAACGTCGAGAAAGGGATGAAGATGAGTGTCATCAGCGCGAAGGATCACGCGGAGTCATTCCTCAACGTGAAGAGCGGCCGCGCGGTTGCATTTGTGATGGACGATCCGCTGCTGTATGGTGCGAGGGCGAAGGAAGCGGACCCGGACGATTATCTGATCACCGGCACGCCGCCGATGTCCGAGGTGTACGGCTGTATGTTCCGCAAGGACGATCCCGGCTTCAAGACGCTCGTCGACGGCGTGATCGTGCGGCTGCAGAAATCGGGCGAAGCCGCGTCGATGTATCAGACGTGGTTCATGCAACCCATTCCGCCGAAGGGCATCAACCTGAACTATCCGCTGTCCGCGGATATGAAATCGCTGTTCGCGAACCCGAACGACCGGGCGCTCGACTGA